The DNA window CCCCGCGATCACCATCGCGTCCGGCGCGGATTCCAGCAGGGCCCGGAACATCGACTCGTCCGAGCGCCGTTCCGTCACGTCCCTGGTCAGCGTGGCGAAACCGGTCACGGCGCCGTCGTCGTCCAGGATCGGCGCCGCGACCACGTTGGCCCGGAACCGGCCGCCGTCCTTGCGCACGCGCCAGCCCTCGACCTCGACCCGGCCGCCCGCGGTGGCGGCGTCCAGGTCCTGCCGGTCACGACCGGCGGCGCGGTCTTCTTCCGTGTACAGCACGGACACCGACCGGCCCCGGATCTCCTCGGCCGCGTACCCCGTCAGTGCTTCGGCGCCGGAACCCCAGTCGACGACGGTCCCGGAAGCGTCCAGCCGGATGAGTCCGTCCCCGGCGAGCATCGCCACCGCTTCGAGCTCCCGCACGCGCGACCCTGGATCGGATCTCGCCGACGCCCCGTCCATGCAGACCTCCCGATCCGGCACGCCCTTCCGCGTGGCGCCCCGAATGCTATCGGCCGAAGCTCCGCCCGCACACCCGCCGGCCGGTCTACCTCCAGTCCTCGCGGTAGTCAGCGGTGGACGGGATGCGCAAGGGCGCCGCGGCGGGCGCCACGGGATACCCGACGCGCAGGATCAGCTGGGGAAAACCGGCCAGTCCGAGCTGGTCGACGAGGTCGGAGCGCACCTCGGGCAGTTTCAGCGGCTGGGTCAGCACTGACGCCGCGAGGCCCCGTGCGACGGCGGTCAGCCAGACGCGCTGCATCGCGGCTCCGGCCCGCACCTGGTCCCGCCTGGTGTCGTCGCCGGTCACCAGTACCAGCAATCCTTCACGCGCCAGCCGCTCTGCCAGCGTGACGGTGTCCGGGAGGTGCGTGCTGGAGCGCACCAGACCCGCCCACGGCAGGCTGGCCCTGGCAGCACCCGGCTCCGGGACCGACGGCATCCACGCGGCCAGTTCCCGTTGGTAGGCGCGGTCTTCCCTCAGCACGGCGCCGGCGTGGGCGAGCAGCTCCGCCAGCCCGGTCGATTCGCGACGGGGATCGATCACCCGAGCCCACGTTCCGCCATCGCGGGCGATCTCGGTCAGCAAGCGCAACTCGTGCGCGGAAACTCGGTCGAGACGGAACGGAGCCCGGTGGCTGCGACGGCGGAAGAGCGCCGTGTAGCGCTCGTCCTCGACGGCGGTGGTGTCCTGACGAGTGGACGTTTCCAGCCTGGCCACCAAGTTCGGCCGTCGGTCGTCGGGGAACACCGACACCGCGGCATCCCGGCCGAGTGCTCGCACGGCGAGATGGAGGTTGGCCACCGCTGCACCGCAGGAAATCATCCGGTCGCGTCCCGCGGGGTCGTGCCGCGGCAAGGCGGCGGTGGTCCGTTCGTGGAGTTCGGCCGTGCCCGTATCGGTTTCCAGCACCCAGGGCTGGGTGTTGTGCACCGACGGCGCGTGGCTGATGGCTCGCGCCAGGATGCCGATCTCGATCGCCGACCACTCGATCATGGCGTCTCCTGCTCCTGGTCGCGCTGACGACCCTCTCCGCGA is part of the Amycolatopsis sp. CA-230715 genome and encodes:
- a CDS encoding Acg family FMN-binding oxidoreductase, yielding MIEWSAIEIGILARAISHAPSVHNTQPWVLETDTGTAELHERTTAALPRHDPAGRDRMISCGAAVANLHLAVRALGRDAAVSVFPDDRRPNLVARLETSTRQDTTAVEDERYTALFRRRSHRAPFRLDRVSAHELRLLTEIARDGGTWARVIDPRRESTGLAELLAHAGAVLREDRAYQRELAAWMPSVPEPGAARASLPWAGLVRSSTHLPDTVTLAERLAREGLLVLVTGDDTRRDQVRAGAAMQRVWLTAVARGLAASVLTQPLKLPEVRSDLVDQLGLAGFPQLILRVGYPVAPAAAPLRIPSTADYREDWR